The Cherax quadricarinatus isolate ZL_2023a chromosome 35, ASM3850222v1, whole genome shotgun sequence genomic sequence tcttgtcgaataaggcaagcgaaaatttgtgtgtaataatttcgcaaaaaatcattctgagcttagcgaataataataataaataaacataatgaaatatatttacatttcattacgtttgtttattattaaattattgtaaacttatctaaaatatatttagttggattaggctaaattaagttgcgcttgttttaataagggtaggtaatttttctaaggttcttttggtacaaaattattaatttttacattaacataaataaaaaaatatctaaGCGTATAcgagaatattttagaaaggacttaattttaaaatgagttcttgctaattgaccagttttacatattctttacgacacacacacacttaatggGCAAGAAAACGAGGTACATTGGCAGGCGAGTTTTAGAATTTGGTTCCGTGTCTTCTCGATTGCTGAATGTATTATTTGCAGTTTTCAAAGATTTATTAATGATAGGTTTAGGGTACTTCAAGTTAAATCCCATGTTACATATATTCATTATTTCGTCATTTATGAAGTCTGTCGATCCGTAATGGATACCAATATACAAGTATCATTCCTCATGAATAAACACGACATAAGGTCGACAGTTATGTTTGTTGTATACAGTTATGTTTGTTGTATATGTTTGGCGATGATGCCGAGTGTTTAAACGCTggatcccctcagggaaggttccttgatgttggtgaggggctcttgatttagggaattggatctgtttacctggagtttccccgaattaagcctgaatgccttccacatcctcccaggtgctgtataatcctacgggtttagcgcttccccttgattataataataatcaaaagctGGATGAACCAAACAGGTCATAATGAGTGGTGACCGGTTTGATGTATCATAGTGACCTGCTCTATATGTAGGCTCTATATTGAGCCAATCATGAAACATTACAGCGTACAGTTAAGCGTCTTCGTATTGtcgtatatattatttatatatacctTACAGGAgagaaatataatattaataaggATGTGAAGGTTAACCTATGAAAAGTTGGAATGTGTACAAATTTGTTATATGTTATTCTCATAAGTGATATATGTTCCTCAATCTGCATCATCAGTCTTTCATTACGGTAACATAATATACTGCAGATACCTCTGTTGCGTTTAATTAATAACTTTCTCATTTTTTAGCACTTCAcatatgagttttttttttaaataatttaaaattaatatttaaatAATTGAACGTACGTATATCATTTCTTTTTTACCTGTGTATAAATTTCTTTAAAGTGAGGCAGTCGTCCCCTTCATTTATTTTTCCATGTTATGAGGGTgcaggaggcagggagggtggtggCAAGAACAACACTGTTGCAGTGAATGAAGGGGGCTGGCGTGCCTGCCTACATACCTGTGTTGATAAGCTCACATGTGCCCACAAGTGCTGTAAGGTGGGTCTCCATGTCTCTACACACAGTAAATGAGTGATAAAGTTAAGTTGGGTGTGAACCGGACCTGCAAAGAATGGGCTAGTTGGCTCCTTTTTCTACGGAAGAAGTGTTGTAGATGAAATTTTTGGATTCATTGTTTAATGTTTACTGTAGTTAAAACTCGTAGTTCACAAGAACTTAGAAAACATTTACGCTCTTTGTAGGTGATTGCTTGATCTCTTTTTATTCAAAGCGAAATTTGTcatagattaaaaaaaaatgctcACAAATATAGGTAGGTGTGATATGCAGTACCgtactttatttgtgtatatatcacaGAGATATTTAAGCATGTAAATACATCAGTTATTCTTGCTGGAAGGTTGGTGTCAGCTCCCGGCTggagtgtagcagcaacagcaccgtGGGAGTGCCAGAGATGTTACAGGAGATCCGTAAGAGAAGCAACCAGTTGCTTCAAACATCTGTTAAGAAGATCAAGGTAGGCAGCACACGTGAAATTATACATATCCCCATATGTACTCTTTGTATGCTTGTAACTTAGAAAGTTGTCTGTGTTATAGCTTACTGATGTTCAAACAGTTAACAAAATTATGTTTATTACCCACTTGTTTTGATTCAGATTTATATCTATCAGATGAACGAGAGTGGTGGAACAACAAGTCTTTCAAAGTTCAAGTATTCCCCATGTGGTCCCCGCTTGATGCACGTACCTACTCCTATACGGTCCAGCACCTTACAAGTCCATGCCAATGATAACTTGCGCCAACCAAAAGTCGTCCAAAAGATACTGAAATATAACGCTACTGAAACTTATAACCAGGCCAACACTAGTGAAAATAAAAGCTGTGGTAATGCTAATAACCGAGTGTTTCACGATAGTACCAACAGCCACGGACGCATTCCTCGTCCAACGTATGCGGATAACCAGTGTCAGATAGAAAAATTGATCGATGAAGATGTCCTGAATGAATTTGAAAATGGGTGTAATTTTGATGAGGAATACCAAGATGATTCCCCCGAAATGGATATTTTCATGTTAGAAAAAGAAAACTATACAGGCGAGAACAAGGCTTCGACGGAGACATATGAAGGCACATTCAGTAAGCCATTATGAACAGAAAATCCAGAAGTTTCGGAGAATTTGTCAACTTCTTGTAATAGGTTTAAGTTTCGACAGAAGCACACAAAAAGTCAGAACCAAGAGCCAAATAATCAACTGCCTCCACCGTACACCAAGTTGCCGCCAAAAATCCAGCTAAATAAACCATCTAGCCAGCGGTCCACTGACCATCGACCTGAAATTAAACAAATGCAGCAAATACAACAAGTTTCAGCAGTACCCGAGTCTGAACAAAGAACACAGAACATATCACGGATGCAAAGTAGAGAAGTACAAAGGCTTTTGTGTCAGGCAAAAGGACGGAACCACAAGGCAGCACAAAGACATTCACAATCCTCTGTAAATAATAACAACCGATTATTGAGTCCTATATTAAAAGAGGACAGTCAGAATAAGCTAACTGTGAGTTCCCTCGGAACACATATCACGCACGATACCCAGTCATTACGACCTTTAGGAATACAAACATTTCGGTACCATCAGCCCTCAAGCCCTTCAGCTGTGAAAGCTATGCAGCCTCAAAGATTTATACGATCAACAGAAACAGAAAGTAATTACGACGAAAGATGTGTGAGGACTTTCGGAGAACAAAGCAGCCTCAGAGTTCAACACATTTGTCAAGAGCACAGGCAAATACACACCAAGAGTCTCTAGCTCTACAGACAAGGCAGATTAGTCGACCAACAGTAAGTCAAGAAAACCAAGCCGGGCACATCCAAACCCCAATAAGACCTTTAGGGCAACAAGCCAATCAAGGCCAAAGACCAGTGCGACTGCCATTTGAACCAACTAATGATTTCGAAGGGACTATGCCGCCATTCCCTCAAACCAGCCAAATAAAAACGCCCCTGAGGATGTCATCACCATATACTTATCAGAAGCCGCAGCAGACATCTGTTGTGCAGAGCATAAGAAATCAAAGATTACCACAGCCTCTTGACTCGCATGAATTTACCTCTCAAAATCATTATCCACGTCTAGCAAATAATTAGAACCAAACGGCTTCGTATATATTTAGCAATGAAAGCTCAAAACCTGAGCAAGCAAGTTTTCAAGAGAAACATCAAGAACCAATACCCTTTCGCAGCTATGGTTCAATACCATAAGAGTACCAGACACTAAATTATCCCCAAGTTACATCCTCTTGCTTACCACACACCAGTCTTCCTAATTTCCAGCATCATGAAGACGAACAGGTGAAAACTCTGACAGTGGAAGAAGTGCCCTTGTACAGCAGTTACACCAATCTAATGTTAATTTGGTGAGTCGGCGGCATCAGAGCTTGGAAGATCAAGTGATGCCAGAACAACTTCATAGATTGAACTACCCAAGTCAAACTCTAGATGAAGATTTACTCGCAAGGTTCTGATTACAAAGACTGGAGTGCCTTACAAGACTATGAGTTACCCTTCGACATATCAAAACAAGAAATGTGCGAGAGCAGCTCTAACCCCAGTAATTCTTCACACCTAAAACCTGTCGCTGGAATAAAGCCATCAGTTTCTTACTCTGGACAGTGTACTGGAAGCACACAAGATAAAAATGATCCATTCTCTCATCTTACGAAGGAGTGGACAGAGTCACAGTGCGGGAGGCCCCGCAATAAGCTCAACATTTTTACCCCAACTGTCCCAACAACGGAGCTTCGCTGTGGCGCTATGGGTTCAGTCTCGTCCAAAGAACCACGGCAGCATAATGACGACTGGCGAGACATCGAGATGTTTCAGTGGTGTCGCCAACAAGAGATGTTGGCTCTAGAGTCCCTGTATCACAGGGTTCAAGAACCTGTTGCAAGGAAGCCAAATGAACCACAGCAAGCTGGTGGTGAATCTGATCCCTCTTGCGGCAACCAACTACCAGCCTCCGACACTCGGAACACACACAAAATTAGTCCAGGCAAGTTTCATATAACTTACGGGGCTTGGGATAAGAATCCAGCCGTGAATGTTGGCTTAACAGGGATTGGCGGCGTCCAGCAGAATATAAACATAAACTTATCAGGTATTCTAGGGGACGCTGGAGTTACGcaggcagcaccactaccactttcATCACCTGCTACCTTCTCTCAGGTAGGTTCAAGTACCTTCGCCTTCCTtactgctaaaaaaaaaaaaattccattaaGCTTTGTAAATGTGGAATGATGTAACCGTGCTAATATAATTTGTTAGGATTCAATCAGATCGTCTActaatctagggaattggatctgtgctccagttcctcgaattgaacctgaatgccttcgatatccccctcccccacaggtACTGTATAATCCTTACAAGTTTAGCACTCtcccgtaataataataatacacgttGGTCATTGAGGCAGCAATTCACTTGTACACTAACGtcaaagaatactttaatccctaaaatagggattaaattagtttgtcgatgtatatacacataccACTCGATGTATATAAAAACTTGCTAATTCGTCCATACTGCTTTGTTTGCAAGAGTGACATTTCATAAAAAATCACACAATAAGTGGGATGATATAAAGTTTTTAATGGCTAGGACATAGTTTACAACGCACCAGATGTACCACAGACTTTCAACATAGTTTGTCAAGATAAGCTTGAAAatatcacccctcaaggaaggttccttgatgttggtgaggggctcttgatttagggaattgaatctgtgctccagttccccgaattaagcctgaatgccttccacatcccccctccccaggcgctgtataatcctccgggtttgcgcttcccccttgattgaaAATATCAGAATTCAGTAATATAAATTGATAACCAGTACATCCGAGTTTGCATTTTAAGCATATATGAGACATTGACCTATATCAGACCCACAAGTGTGATCCTGACATCGACTGGAGTGTATCTCAAGGCtacattattattagcattattatcaTCGTATTAGTCATCTGTATTTGTGTTCCAGTCTCGTGGTGAGCCCCAGGTTCGAGGAATCCTGAAGAAGCCCAGTAAGGAGTAAGTATTTAGTGATGTTTACATCTACATGTCCCGCACGTATCTTCATATATGGATACAGTACATTTACTATCCGTACACATTGCAGTAGCTAATAATGTTACGCCAGTAGTTACTTttaaataaaaatgtatattagGCCTGCGGAGATTTTCAGGTATGCTAAAATTTGTGTACGTGTCATTAATGGTATTCATAACTTTTGATAGGTGTGTCATAATGTTTTAACGGACTGCTGTATTATAATTGGCTCAGTGATCGTAACCTCAGGTCTTGTTTAGCTGATTGTTTTGTCCACTGTTTTGTCCACTACTGTACTGTCATACTGTAAGGAAATCCTGCTGCTCAGTAGCTGAGCTGTCCTATTGTAACTGCTACTATTCTGTAGCTCCGCTGGTACTGCGTAATTGCTGTTGCtcagtagctgtgtgtgtgtgtgtgtgtgtgtgtgtgtgtgtgtatgggtgtgtgtgtgtgagtgtgtgtgtgtgtggttgtgtgagggtgtgtgtgtgtgtgtgtgtgtgtgtgtgtgtgtgtgtgtgtgtgtgtgagggtgtgtgtgtgtgagggtgtgtgtgtgtgtgtgtgtgtgtgtgtgtgtgtgtgtgtgtgtgtgtgtgtgtgtgtgtgtgtgtgtgtgtgtgtgtgtgtgtgtgtgggtgtgtgtgtgtgcgtgtgtgcgtgtgtgtgtgcgtgtgtgggtgtgtgtgtgcgtgtgtgggtgtgtgtgtgtgggtgtgtgtgtgggtgtgtgtgtgggtgtgtgtgtgggtgtgtgtgagggtgtgtgtgtgtgggtgttggtgtgtgtgtgggtgttggtgtgtgtgtgtgtgtgggtgtgtgtgtgtgggtgtgcgtccttgtgtgtatgcatatatttgtacgctcgtgtgcacatgtccgtgcgtgcgccctcgtgtgtgtatgtgcgcgcgcgctagtgtgggtgtatgatccacttattatttgtatttataactcattacaattgtgaccaggtgtggacgtatcagtggttcattactttgtaatttgttcatgactgtaaccatgtataggagtgaagctgattcattacctctgtaacttgccatgattgtgaccagatctacctggagttcattacctttgtaactagttcagctatcataactttggggtccagtcactggacccattatgtacctttgtaatcttttgactaccgcccacaggatgggtatggggtgcataaagatattaaactaaagtgtgtgtgtgtgtgtgtgtgtgtgtgtgtgactcaacaatcaatatttgcaccaataactcattacagttgtgaccgggtgtggaagtgtgaattgctcattactctataatttgttcatgattgtagccaaagtataaacgtaagtaaccattctacagaattcattacctttgtaacttgtgagctcattacctttgtacctagttcagctatcaaaactttgggggcccagtccctggacccattacgtacctctgtaatctgtaaatacctttgtaacttgtcatgattgtgaccagacttacctggagttcattacctttgtaaattgtgagttcattacctttgtaaattgtgagttcattacctttgtaaattgtgagttcattacctctgtaacttgctcagctatcaaaactttggagtccagtccctggaccaattatgtacctctgtaatcttttgactaccgcccacaggatgggtatggggtgcataataaacatattaaactaaattaaACTAAGCTGTATCTGACAGAAGAGGACACAACTACCTCAAGGAAAAATGAGTTTCTTCCAGAAGCTGATTGATCATTTTCTTATACTGAATATGTATTTGAATAACTGGGTCTTGATGGAAGGTATTGGAGCTTCCTGCTCTTGCTACAAACCTGTTAACCTACTCATTTTCTGGCGTTGTTTGACTCTTGAGTATAACACGTCTCAAGAATGGAAATATACACTAGGTAAAAAAATACCTGCCACGAGTGAGGATCGAACTCACGACCTTGAGATTATGAGACTCACGCGCTGCCTACTGCGCCATCGAGGCTATGGTGACTTCCGTCTACTTTTCAAATATCAAATTTATTGCTAAATAAATACAAACAAATATATTCTTTGGGTTGTTAACCCAAGGAAGGTAAACATTCGTATAACTTACTGCCGTTGCATTTTTCCCCCTAGAATGTGAGCTGCTGGTACACACTTACTATCGTTCACTTTAtgcattgtttacctggagtgaaTTCCGGAAGTCACCGCCCCCCCagcccggttccagaccaggaGTCCTGGTTGCTGTCTTGATCGATCAAACTGTTCGTACCTGCCTCCTGCAGTCTACAACCCGGTTGATTAGGAACTATTTTGGAGAACCTGTCGAGTTCCCTATTGAGGTTGTTGGTGATCCCCTTTATTCATGAACTATCTTTGGAAGTTACCTAATCTCACGCCTGAAGATCTGCACTTGCGTCGAGATCTGAATTAATTAATCATATCTGGAAGTTGTCCAAAAATTTCGCTTCACAATTTTAAAACAGCTTcccgtgccgggaatcgaacccgggcctcgcGGGTGAGAGCCGCGTATCCTAGCCACTAGA encodes the following:
- the LOC138853628 gene encoding uncharacterized protein, whose product is MLQEIRKRSNQLLQTSVKKIKMNESGGTTSLSKFKYSPCGPRLMHVPTPIRSSTLQVHANDNLRQPKVVQKILKYNATETYNQANTSENKSCGNANNRVFHDSTNSHGRIPRPTYADNQCQIEKLIDEDVLNEFENGCNFDEEYQDDSPEMDIFMLEKENYTGENKASTETYEGTFSKPL
- the LOC138853626 gene encoding uncharacterized protein, producing MKIYSQGSDYKDWSALQDYELPFDISKQEMCESSSNPSNSSHLKPVAGIKPSVSYSGQCTGSTQDKNDPFSHLTKEWTESQCGRPRNKLNIFTPTVPTTELRCGAMGSVSSKEPRQHNDDWRDIEMFQWCRQQEMLALESLYHRVQEPVARKPNEPQQAGGESDPSCGNQLPASDTRNTHKISPGKFHITYGAWDKNPAVNVGLTGIGGVQQNININLSGILGDAGVTQAAPLPLSSPATFSQSRGEPQVRGILKKPSKE